In Pirellulales bacterium, the sequence TGGTGCACGAGATCGCCATGAAGCGATTGCTCGATCGCCAGTTCGACGAGTGCGGCCTGACGTTGCAAGAGTTGCAGGAGATCGAAGAAAGCTTGATTAAGTCGTTGATCGCCGTCTACCATGGCCGCGTGAAATACCCCGACCAGCAAACAGCCTAATTCGATCGAGCCTCCGATGTTTGCCATCGAAATCAACAACCGGCAGTCGCACGTCGATGCCGACCTCGAGCGGATGCGAGCTGCCGTTGCGGCCCTGCTGGAAGAAGAGGGCCTTGAAAGCGCCGCGATCAATATCGCTCTGGTCGATGACCGAGCCATTCACGATCTCAACCGGCGATTTCTCGACCACGACGAAGCGACCGACGTGCTCAGTTTCTTGTTGGACGACTCTGCCGGCCTCGAAGGGGATGTCGTCGCCAGCGCGGAAACGGCCCTTCGCTCGGCAGCCCGATTCGGCTGGCCGGCCGACGACGAACTGTTGCTCTACGTCGTTCACGGAACTTTGCATTTGATCGGATACGACGATCGGGATGCTGCCGCGCAAGGCGAGATGCGGAGCCGCGAAAAGCATTATCTCGCGGCCCTCGGCATCCAGGTGAAACACGACGAGCCGCCGATGGAACAGGCCGGTCGCGTCGGCCTATGGAGCGAATGAACCTGATGGCGCACCTCGCTGGGCTTGTGAAAGAATGGGGACGGGCTTCAGGCCGGACGAAAAGGCCCGAAACAAGCGGATTATGCGAGGTGCCCGTCTCCCTTCTGTCACGCCCGCTGCCCCGACATCCGCGGAGATAATTACTCGTGATACTGTGGTTTCTGGGCACGCTCGTTTGTTTGGCGATCGCGTCTTATGCGGCCGTCGGCGTTCGCTGCTTGCGCCGCTTCAGCCGGGCCCGGCTGGACGAACTTTGCCGCCAGGAGCACACGCGGCCGCTGTTCAGCCAGATCGTCGAGCAGCGAGACCGGGCCACCCTCGGCGCCGAAAGTTTGCAAGTGCTCGCCACGCTGGCCGTGATCGTGTCGGGCGTGGCCTGGACGCGGTCGCTTGCGGCCGCTTCGACAGGAGCGGAGTGGCTGGAATCCGTGGAAGCGATCGTCGGCGGAGTCGTCGTCTTGTGGTTTGCGTTGGTATGGTTGCCGACGAGCGTGGCCCGGCTGTGGGCCGACTCGTTCGTGCTGCATAGTTGGTCGCTATGGAAGGCCGCGGCGGTGCTGCTGGCGCCGTCGGTTTGGGGCGCGGAACTGCTTTGCAAGTTGTTTCGCCGCCTGTCGGGCCGAAAGGTGGAGCGGGTGACTGAAGAATCGCTGGAAGAGGAAATTCTCACCATCGTCAGCGAAGGGGAACGCGAAGGGCTCTTGGAAGAAGATGCCCGCGAAATGATCGAAGGCGTGATCGAGCTGGGCGACGTCACCGTGGCCCGGATCATGACCCCCCGAACCGACATGGTTTCGATGCACGTCGATCTCCCCTGGGACGACGTGATCCAACTGGCGATCACCGCCGGCCACACGCGTATCCCCGCCTACAACAGCAGTCCCGACGATATTGTCGGCATCTTGCACTCGAAAGACTTGCTGGTCGAACTGGCGAAGCCCGACACGCACGCGCGGCAGCCCTGGCAAGAATTGCTCCGCAAGCCGTTTTTTGTTCCCGAGACGAAACCGGTCGACGAGCTCTTGCAAGAATTTCAGCGTAGCCGCAATCACATTGCCGTGGTGCTGGATGAATTCGGCGGCGTGTCGGGAATCGTGACGATCGAAGACGCGCTCGAAGAAATTGTCGGCGAAATTTCCGATGAGCACGACGTTGCCGATAGCGACGGCATCACGCGACTCGGCGAACATGCGGCCGAGGCGCTTGCCCGGGTGCGAATTCACGAATTGAACGAGCGGCTCGGTCTCTCGCTTCCCGAAGACGAGCATTTCGACACGATCGGCGGCTTTGTATTCCACGAACTGGGTCGAATTCCCAACGTCGGCGAAGAACTGATCTGGCAGGATGTGCGCATCAAGGTGCTCGAAGCGACGCGGCGGCGGATCGACCGCGTGTCGATCCAAATCTTGAATCGCCCGACCCAGCCGACGGCATAGATCCCAGCACGGAGGCAAATCGATCTCACGATGGAACGAATGAGCGTAAGCGCGGCGCGCGAGACGGCGGCGATCGGCCGCGATGTGCGGCTGCAAGGCTGGATTCGCACCCGCCGCGACTCCAAAGGCGGATTCAGCTTTCTCGAGCTGAACGACGGCTCGTCGCAAGCGAATATTCAAATCGTCGCCGACGGCAAGTTGGAAAACTACGAAAGCGAAATCCGCCGCCTCGCGGCAGGTTGCAGCATCACGGTCGAAGGCCAAGTGCGGCAATCGCCCGCCAAGGGGCAGCCGACGGAAGTCCACGCGGCGCGCATCGTGGTGCACGGCTGGTCGGATCCAGAGGCCTATCCGCTGCAGAAGAAAAACCACTCCTGGGAATTTCTGCGCACGATCGCTCACCTTCGCCCCCGCACCAACACTTTCGGCGCCATTGCCCGATTGCGCAACCAAGTGAGC encodes:
- the ybeY gene encoding rRNA maturation RNase YbeY gives rise to the protein MFAIEINNRQSHVDADLERMRAAVAALLEEEGLESAAINIALVDDRAIHDLNRRFLDHDEATDVLSFLLDDSAGLEGDVVASAETALRSAARFGWPADDELLLYVVHGTLHLIGYDDRDAAAQGEMRSREKHYLAALGIQVKHDEPPMEQAGRVGLWSE
- a CDS encoding hemolysin family protein, with the translated sequence MILWFLGTLVCLAIASYAAVGVRCLRRFSRARLDELCRQEHTRPLFSQIVEQRDRATLGAESLQVLATLAVIVSGVAWTRSLAAASTGAEWLESVEAIVGGVVVLWFALVWLPTSVARLWADSFVLHSWSLWKAAAVLLAPSVWGAELLCKLFRRLSGRKVERVTEESLEEEILTIVSEGEREGLLEEDAREMIEGVIELGDVTVARIMTPRTDMVSMHVDLPWDDVIQLAITAGHTRIPAYNSSPDDIVGILHSKDLLVELAKPDTHARQPWQELLRKPFFVPETKPVDELLQEFQRSRNHIAVVLDEFGGVSGIVTIEDALEEIVGEISDEHDVADSDGITRLGEHAAEALARVRIHELNERLGLSLPEDEHFDTIGGFVFHELGRIPNVGEELIWQDVRIKVLEATRRRIDRVSIQILNRPTQPTA